In Xanthomonas sacchari, a genomic segment contains:
- a CDS encoding glycoside hydrolase family 28 protein encodes MSVRGRVALVLGGVLAAAAFASAAATGDTRRVVEPHLPPVCMALDATLQAPQRRFADAQERRPPDTARIQAALDRCAAGAHGAVLLRAGSGDAFLSGPLTIRSNTTLVIDSGATLFASRQPADYQVPGRNACGQAAARSGGCRALITLQGRALGVMGVRDAAGHQGSIDGRGDLPMLGGDDSWWQFARSAKAAGLTQNAPDLIRAQDVADLQLYHVNLIDAPYFHLFVHGGDGVTVWGVRVRAPANSPNTDGLDLDSVRNATLADNDVMAGDDGIAIKTSAARSADITVRDSRFYGTHGISIGSEVMYGVGNVLVDGNRLVGHDADGTLATDNNGLRIKTGLAKGGPVRDVLYRNTCLFGVARPLLITPLYGHDHGDSRSGSVPTFAGIVVDGLRAQDTPAGKGSTVQGYSAATPLDLVLAHVSADVTTLYARNARIGVDQSNLQLSQDSSAASTYATTLAGSVPACTHAPVFPAL; translated from the coding sequence ATGAGCGTGCGGGGACGCGTCGCGCTGGTGCTCGGCGGCGTGCTCGCCGCCGCTGCGTTCGCCAGCGCCGCCGCGACCGGCGATACCCGTCGCGTCGTCGAACCGCACCTGCCGCCGGTGTGCATGGCGCTGGACGCCACCTTGCAGGCGCCGCAGCGCCGCTTCGCCGACGCGCAGGAGCGCCGCCCGCCGGACACCGCGCGCATCCAGGCCGCGCTCGACCGCTGCGCCGCCGGTGCGCACGGCGCGGTGCTGCTGCGCGCCGGCAGCGGCGATGCCTTCCTCAGCGGACCGTTGACGATCCGCAGCAACACCACGCTGGTGATCGACAGTGGCGCGACCCTGTTCGCCTCGCGCCAGCCCGCCGACTACCAGGTGCCCGGCCGCAACGCCTGCGGCCAGGCCGCGGCCCGCAGTGGTGGCTGCCGCGCGCTGATCACCCTGCAGGGGCGCGCCCTGGGGGTGATGGGCGTGCGCGACGCCGCCGGCCACCAGGGCAGCATCGACGGCCGCGGCGACCTGCCGATGCTCGGCGGCGACGACAGCTGGTGGCAGTTCGCGCGCAGCGCCAAGGCCGCCGGCCTGACCCAGAACGCGCCCGACCTGATCCGCGCCCAGGACGTCGCCGATCTGCAGCTCTACCACGTCAACCTGATCGACGCGCCGTACTTCCACCTGTTCGTGCATGGTGGTGACGGCGTCACCGTGTGGGGCGTGCGGGTCAGGGCGCCGGCCAACAGCCCCAACACCGACGGCCTGGATCTGGACAGCGTGCGCAACGCGACCCTGGCCGACAACGACGTGATGGCCGGCGACGACGGCATCGCGATCAAGACCAGCGCCGCGCGCTCGGCCGACATCACCGTGCGCGACTCGCGCTTCTACGGCACGCACGGCATCTCCATCGGCAGCGAGGTGATGTACGGCGTCGGCAACGTGCTGGTGGACGGCAACCGTCTGGTCGGCCACGACGCCGACGGCACTCTCGCCACCGACAACAACGGCCTGCGCATCAAGACCGGCCTGGCCAAGGGCGGCCCGGTGCGCGACGTGCTCTACCGCAACACCTGCCTGTTCGGCGTGGCCAGGCCGCTGCTGATCACGCCGCTGTACGGCCACGACCACGGCGACAGCCGCAGCGGCAGCGTGCCCACCTTCGCCGGGATCGTGGTCGATGGCCTGCGCGCGCAGGACACGCCCGCCGGCAAGGGCAGCACCGTGCAGGGCTACAGCGCGGCGACGCCGCTGGACCTGGTGCTGGCGCACGTGTCCGCCGACGTCACCACCTTGTATGCCCGCAATGCGCGCATCGGCGTGGACCAGTCCAACCTGCAGCTGAGCCAGGACAGCAGCGCCGCCTCCACCTACGCGACCACGCTCGCCGGGTCGGTCCCGGCCTGCACCCACGCGCCGGTGTTTCCGGCGCTGTAA
- a CDS encoding NAD(P) transhydrogenase subunit alpha: MSLDLSMSWLIALYVFMLAAFTGYEVIGKVPSILHTPLMSGSNFVHGIVVVGAMHALFNADTVAGQAIGFVGVLLGAGNAAGGYVVTDRMLAMFKPSATPTAKE, from the coding sequence ATGTCCCTGGATCTGTCGATGAGCTGGCTGATCGCGTTGTACGTGTTCATGCTGGCCGCGTTCACCGGCTACGAAGTGATCGGCAAGGTGCCGTCGATCCTGCACACGCCGTTGATGTCCGGTTCCAACTTCGTCCACGGCATCGTCGTGGTCGGCGCGATGCATGCGCTGTTCAACGCCGACACCGTCGCCGGGCAGGCGATCGGTTTCGTCGGCGTGTTGCTGGGCGCCGGCAACGCCGCCGGCGGCTACGTGGTCACCGACCGCATGCTGGCGATGTTCAAGCCCAGCGCCACGCCAACCGCGAAGGAGTAG
- a CDS encoding virulence factor family protein, producing MKFLRVLLLTSVVLGLSGYALLRYYFPPGALHARGYGRTTLVHPRGAPQGLVILLASGSPAQRQDAARRIAASGALVAVVDGQRYLRHLRRGGHGCDKAWHDAEQLSRRLQRQLHGDSYYLPVLAGTGTAATLAERIVGAAPTATLGGAIGVAPAPTEVCAGTAAATPAQGFVDTVAAPGAGGVDATLAARVAAHLHARGRGGALDDLPLTELPSDTPGAPLAIVLSGDGGWRDIDKGMAEALQRRGIAVVGWDSLRYFWRAKPPARASADLSRVIAYYQQRWHPQKILLVGYSFGATTLPFMVNRLPPAQREQVGLVALLGLEHKADFQIRVRGWFNLGDADDALPVQPELARIAPAQLLCVYGDKETDTLCPQLRARGAEVVMLHGGHHFDQHPAGLATIVDDRWQQLSADARPPVAELQAAPAATLPPSHATLRQ from the coding sequence ATGAAATTCCTGCGTGTGTTGCTGTTGACGAGCGTGGTGCTGGGCCTGAGCGGCTACGCACTGCTGCGCTACTACTTTCCGCCGGGGGCGTTGCACGCCCGCGGCTACGGCCGTACGACCCTGGTGCATCCGCGGGGCGCGCCGCAGGGACTGGTGATCCTGCTGGCCAGCGGCAGCCCGGCGCAGCGGCAGGACGCGGCGCGGCGCATCGCCGCCAGCGGCGCACTGGTCGCGGTGGTCGACGGCCAGCGCTATCTGAGGCATCTGCGCCGTGGCGGCCACGGTTGCGACAAGGCCTGGCACGACGCCGAGCAATTGAGCCGGCGGCTGCAGCGGCAGTTGCACGGCGACAGCTACTACCTGCCGGTGCTGGCCGGCACCGGCACTGCCGCGACCCTGGCCGAGCGCATCGTCGGTGCCGCGCCCACCGCCACCCTGGGCGGCGCCATCGGCGTGGCGCCGGCGCCGACCGAGGTCTGCGCCGGCACCGCCGCCGCCACGCCGGCGCAAGGCTTCGTCGACACCGTGGCGGCACCGGGCGCTGGCGGCGTGGACGCCACGCTGGCCGCACGCGTCGCCGCGCATCTGCATGCGCGCGGCCGCGGCGGCGCGTTGGACGACCTGCCGCTGACCGAACTGCCGTCGGACACCCCGGGCGCGCCGCTGGCCATCGTGCTGTCCGGCGACGGCGGCTGGCGCGACATCGACAAGGGCATGGCCGAGGCCCTGCAGCGCCGCGGCATCGCCGTGGTCGGCTGGGACAGCCTGCGCTACTTCTGGCGGGCCAAGCCGCCGGCGCGGGCCAGTGCCGACCTGAGCCGGGTCATCGCCTACTACCAGCAGCGCTGGCATCCGCAGAAGATCCTGCTGGTCGGTTATTCCTTCGGCGCCACCACGCTGCCGTTCATGGTCAACCGGCTGCCGCCGGCGCAGCGCGAGCAGGTCGGCCTGGTGGCCTTGCTGGGGTTGGAGCACAAGGCCGATTTCCAGATCCGCGTGCGCGGCTGGTTCAATCTCGGCGACGCCGACGACGCGCTGCCGGTGCAGCCGGAACTGGCGCGCATCGCCCCGGCGCAACTGCTGTGCGTGTATGGCGACAAGGAAACCGATACGCTTTGCCCGCAATTGCGCGCGCGCGGAGCGGAGGTGGTGATGTTGCACGGCGGTCATCATTTCGACCAGCACCCGGCCGGGCTGGCCACGATCGTCGACGATCGTTGGCAGCAGCTGTCCGCCGACGCGCGCCCGCCCGTCGCCGAGCTGCAGGCGGCGCCCGCGGCCACGCTGCCGCCGTCGCACGCCACGCTCCGCCAATGA
- a CDS encoding NAD(P)(+) transhydrogenase (Re/Si-specific) subunit beta: MLALLVELSGFAAALLFILGLKRMSSPVTALRGIVLAGIGMLIAVAAAFGYLADLQPAARGHAATNLALALLALALGAAWAWRSGRRVAVTAMPQMVALYNGMGGGAAAAVAGVALTARQPPQGGLHLAVTVLGALIGAISLSGSVIAWAKLDGRLNTAWRFKGQSACNAAVFLAALALGALVVTHTGGGWVAPTFFAAALCFGVLMTLPIGGADMPVVISLNNAFTGLAVGLEGFALQNPALMIAGMVVGSAGTLLTVLMAKAMNRSLSNVLFSNFGDGAAVAQGDVQGRMTAVDPGDAATSMRYASSVIIVPGYGLAVAQAQGRLYELVKLLQAAGVDVKFAIHPVAGRMPGHMNVLLAEAGVPYDLIYDMEDINDSFASTDVALVIGANDVVNPAARTDKASPIYGMPILNADQAHQVYVIKRGQGKGYAGVENLLFYGDNCDMVYGDAAAVLNRMVQAVKELAA, from the coding sequence ATGCTCGCGCTCCTGGTGGAACTGAGCGGATTCGCCGCCGCATTGCTGTTCATCCTCGGCCTCAAGCGCATGTCCTCGCCGGTGACCGCGCTGCGCGGCATCGTCCTGGCCGGGATCGGCATGCTGATCGCGGTGGCCGCCGCCTTCGGCTATCTCGCCGACCTGCAGCCCGCTGCGCGTGGGCATGCGGCGACCAACCTGGCGCTGGCGCTGCTGGCGCTGGCGCTGGGCGCTGCCTGGGCCTGGCGCAGCGGCCGCCGCGTCGCGGTGACCGCGATGCCGCAGATGGTGGCGCTGTACAACGGCATGGGCGGCGGTGCGGCGGCGGCGGTGGCCGGCGTCGCGTTGACCGCACGGCAGCCGCCGCAGGGCGGCCTGCACCTGGCGGTGACCGTGCTGGGCGCGCTGATCGGCGCGATCTCGCTGTCCGGTTCGGTGATCGCCTGGGCCAAGCTCGATGGCCGCCTCAACACCGCCTGGCGGTTCAAGGGACAGAGCGCGTGCAACGCCGCGGTGTTCCTGGCCGCCCTGGCGCTCGGCGCGCTGGTGGTCACGCACACGGGCGGCGGCTGGGTGGCGCCGACGTTCTTCGCCGCCGCGCTGTGCTTCGGCGTGCTGATGACGCTGCCGATCGGCGGCGCCGACATGCCGGTGGTGATCTCGCTGAACAACGCGTTCACCGGCCTGGCGGTGGGCCTGGAAGGCTTCGCCCTGCAGAACCCGGCACTGATGATCGCCGGCATGGTGGTCGGCTCGGCCGGCACCTTGCTGACCGTGCTGATGGCCAAGGCGATGAACCGCTCGCTGAGCAACGTGCTGTTCAGCAATTTCGGCGACGGCGCCGCGGTCGCGCAGGGCGACGTGCAGGGCCGCATGACCGCGGTCGATCCGGGCGATGCGGCGACGTCGATGCGCTATGCCTCCAGCGTGATCATCGTGCCCGGCTACGGCCTGGCCGTGGCGCAGGCGCAGGGGCGGCTCTACGAACTGGTGAAGCTGCTGCAGGCCGCCGGGGTCGACGTGAAGTTCGCCATCCATCCGGTCGCCGGGCGCATGCCCGGGCACATGAACGTGCTGCTGGCCGAAGCCGGCGTGCCCTACGACCTGATCTACGACATGGAGGACATCAACGACAGCTTCGCCAGCACCGACGTGGCGCTGGTGATCGGCGCCAACGACGTGGTCAATCCGGCCGCGCGCACCGACAAGGCCTCGCCGATCTACGGCATGCCGATCCTCAACGCCGACCAGGCGCACCAGGTCTACGTGATCAAGCGCGGCCAGGGCAAGGGCTACGCCGGCGTGGAGAACCTGCTGTTCTACGGCGACAACTGCGACATGGTCTACGGCGACGCCGCCGCGGTGCTCAACCGCATGGTGCAGGCGGTCAAGGAACTGGCCGCCTGA
- a CDS encoding NAD(P) transhydrogenase subunit alpha — protein sequence MAFTVAVLREEQADERRVALVPAVLPKLAKLGAQLRLQAGAGSGSRLPDAAYAGATVLEDAQQVVAGADLLLAVQAPSLRTLAALRPGSMLIAMLYPAKAPGLLELLCERRITAFAMETVPRISRAQALDVLSSQAALAGYYAPLLGAVHLPRILPMMTTAVGSLRAARVLVMGLGVAGLQALATAHRLGAITEGYDVRPETREQAQSVGARFVDTGIDARGEGGYARELSAEERAKAAAVLTQHIQQADLIVTTANVPGRTAPILIDRQQIAGMKPGAVIVDLAADSGGNCEGSVPGQTVEVGPATIVAPRNVPSALAQHASELYAKNLLGLLDLLVRDGALAPDFDDAVVAGTALTHDGRLCHPPLQAAASVSVKES from the coding sequence ATGGCGTTCACTGTTGCAGTGCTGAGGGAAGAACAGGCCGATGAGCGCCGCGTGGCGCTGGTGCCCGCGGTGCTGCCGAAGCTGGCCAAGCTGGGCGCGCAACTGCGGCTGCAGGCCGGCGCCGGCAGCGGGTCGCGGCTGCCGGATGCGGCCTATGCCGGCGCTACCGTGCTCGAGGATGCGCAGCAGGTGGTGGCCGGCGCGGACCTGCTGCTGGCGGTGCAGGCGCCATCGCTGCGCACGCTGGCGGCGCTGCGCCCGGGCAGCATGCTGATCGCGATGCTGTACCCGGCCAAGGCGCCCGGGCTGCTGGAGCTGCTGTGCGAACGCCGCATCACCGCCTTCGCGATGGAGACCGTGCCGCGCATCAGTCGCGCGCAGGCGCTGGACGTGCTGTCCAGCCAGGCCGCGCTGGCCGGCTATTACGCGCCGCTGCTCGGCGCCGTGCACCTGCCGCGGATCCTGCCGATGATGACCACCGCGGTCGGGTCGCTGCGCGCCGCGCGCGTGCTGGTGATGGGCCTGGGCGTGGCCGGCCTGCAGGCGCTGGCCACCGCGCACCGGCTCGGCGCGATCACCGAAGGCTACGACGTGCGTCCGGAAACCCGCGAGCAGGCGCAGTCGGTCGGTGCGCGCTTCGTCGACACCGGCATCGACGCGCGCGGCGAGGGCGGCTATGCGCGCGAACTCAGCGCCGAGGAGCGGGCCAAGGCCGCAGCGGTGCTGACCCAGCACATCCAGCAGGCCGACCTGATCGTCACCACCGCCAACGTGCCCGGGCGCACCGCGCCGATCCTGATCGACCGCCAGCAGATCGCCGGCATGAAGCCCGGTGCGGTGATCGTGGATCTGGCCGCCGACAGCGGCGGCAACTGCGAAGGCAGCGTGCCGGGGCAGACCGTGGAAGTGGGCCCCGCCACCATCGTCGCCCCGCGCAACGTGCCCTCGGCGCTGGCCCAGCACGCCAGCGAGCTGTACGCCAAGAACCTGCTGGGCCTGCTCGACCTGCTGGTGCGCGACGGAGCACTGGCGCCGGATTTCGACGATGCGGTCGTCGCCGGTACCGCGCTCACCCACGACGGCCGCCTCTGCCATCCGCCGCTGCAGGCCGCCGCATCCGTTTCCGTCAAGGAGTCCTGA